From a region of the Synechococcus sp. PCC 7502 genome:
- the purD gene encoding phosphoribosylamine--glycine ligase, which produces MKVLIVGSGGREHALAWKFAQSEKVTQILCIPGNGGTATMPKCQNLSFAVSDFEGIRRFASVQGVALTVIGPELPLAMGIVDYFHDANLPVFGPTQVAAQIESSKSWAKELMISAGIPTAASATFTDPELAKAYVRSQSIPIVIKADGLASGKGVTVATTLDQALGAIEQMFTGQFGTAGERVLIEEYLAGQEVSILAVTDGDTIRPLLPAQDYKRLKEGNLGPNTGGMGAYAPSVITTPQLMAEIQTTILEPTIAALRDRGINYCGCLYAGLMITPEGKPKVIEFNARFGDPETQAILPLLNSPLEDLLLACVEKRLGQFLPISWKPGSSVCVVMTSAGYPETTESGKLISGIKKAEENGAAVFQAGTKIKDKSLVTNGGRVLGVSATGKELNEAIATAYRAVSHISYDGANYRRDIGVIEVPKVLNIKSP; this is translated from the coding sequence TTGAAAGTTTTAATCGTAGGTAGTGGTGGTCGAGAACACGCCCTTGCATGGAAGTTTGCCCAATCGGAAAAAGTCACCCAAATTCTCTGTATTCCGGGTAATGGTGGAACTGCCACTATGCCCAAATGTCAAAATCTATCCTTTGCTGTGAGTGACTTTGAAGGAATTAGGCGGTTTGCATCGGTACAGGGCGTAGCTTTAACCGTGATTGGACCTGAGTTACCCCTAGCCATGGGCATTGTGGACTACTTTCATGATGCGAATTTACCCGTATTTGGACCAACTCAAGTTGCCGCTCAAATTGAATCTAGTAAATCTTGGGCTAAGGAATTAATGATCAGTGCGGGGATTCCTACGGCTGCCAGTGCCACGTTTACAGACCCTGAGTTGGCAAAAGCCTATGTGCGATCGCAAAGTATTCCTATTGTTATTAAAGCTGATGGGTTGGCTAGTGGGAAAGGGGTAACGGTTGCTACAACATTGGATCAGGCTCTAGGGGCGATCGAGCAAATGTTTACGGGACAATTTGGTACGGCGGGGGAAAGGGTTTTAATTGAAGAATATTTAGCGGGACAAGAGGTATCAATCCTTGCGGTTACGGATGGAGACACAATTCGTCCCCTACTTCCTGCCCAAGACTACAAAAGGCTTAAAGAAGGTAATCTGGGACCAAATACTGGTGGCATGGGAGCCTATGCCCCTAGTGTAATTACTACCCCCCAGTTAATGGCAGAAATTCAAACTACGATTTTGGAACCAACCATTGCAGCTTTACGCGATCGCGGCATAAATTACTGTGGCTGTCTGTATGCGGGCTTAATGATTACTCCCGAAGGTAAGCCCAAGGTCATTGAATTTAACGCCAGATTTGGTGATCCAGAAACCCAGGCGATCTTACCCTTACTGAATTCACCCCTTGAAGATTTATTACTAGCCTGTGTGGAAAAAAGACTAGGGCAGTTTCTACCCATCAGTTGGAAACCCGGCAGTTCAGTGTGTGTAGTTATGACCAGTGCGGGCTATCCTGAAACCACGGAAAGCGGAAAATTAATTTCAGGCATTAAAAAGGCTGAAGAAAACGGGGCAGCAGTGTTTCAAGCTGGTACTAAAATCAAAGATAAAAGCCTCGTCACGAATGGGGGCAGAGTATTAGGCGTAAGTGCTACGGGGAAGGAACTCAATGAAGCGATCGCCACTGCCTATCGGGCTGTTAGTCATATTAGTTATGATGGAGCAAACTATCGCCGTGATATTGGGGTAATAGAAGTACCAAAGGTGCTAAACATTAAATCACCATGA